One Trichosurus vulpecula isolate mTriVul1 chromosome 7, mTriVul1.pri, whole genome shotgun sequence genomic region harbors:
- the LOC118857275 gene encoding olfactory receptor 2T1 codes for MGGYNTTSSTDFILVGLFSNRETSGLLFVIVCVIFFTALMANGIMIFLIYTDLHLHTPMYFLLSHLSFIDMMYISTIVPKMLVDYIQGQRTISFVGCTAQHFLYLTLVGAEFFLLGLMAYDRYVAICNPLRYPVLMNRRVCLMIIAGSWFGGSLDGFLLTPITMSFPFCDSRKINHFFCEAPAVLKLACADTALYETVMYVCCVLMLLIPFSVVIASYARILTTVHRMSSAEGRKKAFATCSSHMTVVTLFYGAAMYTYMVPHSYHAPAQDKIFSVFYTILTPMFNPLIYSLRNKDVAGAMKRAVGRYKGSQRVAGTF; via the coding sequence ATGGGTGGGTACAATACAACCTCCTCCACTGACTTCATCCTTGTGGGGCTCTTCAGCAACAGAGAAACCTCAGGACTCCTTTTTGTGATTgtctgtgttattttcttcacggCCTTGATGGCCAATGGGATCATGATCTTCTTGATTTACACAGATCTCCACCTCCATACACCTATGTACTTCCTACTCAGTCATCTCTCCTTCATTGATATGATGTATATCTCAACCATTGTGCCCAAGATGCTTGTGGACTACATCCAGGGACAGAGGACCATCTCCTTTGTGGGATGTACAGCTCAGCACTTTCTCTATCTTACTTTAGTGGGGGCTGAATTCTTCCTGTTAGGCCTCATGGCCTATGACCGTTATGTAGCCATTTGTAACCCTCTACGCTACCCAGTCCTAATGAATCGAAGGGTCTGTCTCATGATCATAGCTGGCTCTTGGTTTGGTGGCTCTTTGGATGGCTTTCTACTCACCCCTATCACAATGAGCTTTCCTTTCTGTGATTCCCGAAAGATCAACCATTTCTTCTGTGAAGCACCTGCTGTGCTGAAATTAGCATGTGCTGACACGGCTCTCTATGAGACTGTGATGTATGTGTGTTGTGTACTGATGCTACTGATTCCCTTTTCTGTGGTAATTGCCTCCTATGCCAGAATTCTCACTACTGTACATCGTATGAGCTCAgcggaaggaagaaagaaagccttTGCCACCTGTTCTTCACATATGACAGTAGTGACTCTGTTCTATGGTGCAGCCATGTATACTTATATGGTGCCCCATTCATACCACGCCCCAGCCCAAGACAAAATTTTCTCTGTGTTCTATACTATCCTTACTCCCATGTTCAATCCCCTCATCTATAGCCTGAGAAATAAGGATGTGGCTGGAGCCATGAAAAGGGCAGTAGGGAGGTATAAGGGCTCACAAAGGGTGGCAGGTACCTTCTAA